In the genome of Streptomyces lydicus, the window CTCGACGGAGCTTTGATCACCACTTTCGACGACGGCCGCCCGATCATCCTCAAGAAGTGGATTGAGGGGGACGTGCGCCAGCCGCTTCCGATTCCGTTGCTGCCCGAAGCAGGGCGCATTCTTGCGCAACTGCATTCCCTGGCACCGGAGTCGGAAGGGCTCGGTGACCTTCCCGTCGGGACGCGCCGCCTCTCGGCTGAGCAGTTGGATGTCATTCCGCAGTTCGCCGACCGGGAGTTTGCGGAGTGGCTCGCGGCTTGCCTGAGGCGGGTGCGCAGCGCCGAAGCCGACAGTGAACGTACTCGGAAGGTCGCACACGGGGACCTTTTCGCCGACAACGTGATCGTGCGTGACGACGGGGCGCTGTCCGTGCTGGACTGGGAAACGGTCTCGCTTGACGATCCCCTGCTGGATCTCGGCATGGCGGCGGTTGGACTGGCAGCGGAGGATGACGTCCTGGTACCCGAACGGCTGCACGCTCTGGTGACGGGCTATCAGGCTCTTGCGCCCCTGTCGGAGGCAGATACAGCCGCACTGCCCCTGGAAATCGAGCACGCGGCGTGCATCATCGCGTTCCACCGCTACTACCGGCACAGCATTCGCTTCCCCGACCCGAGCAGAAGCACCTACCACCTGAAGATGATCAAGTTCGTGGAGTCTGTGGGGGCTGCCGCGCAGTCCGGTTCCTCGTGAGGACGTGCACTGCGCCCGAGTCCTTCACTGGGCTTGGCCAGCGGGCCAGGTGTGCTGTCCCGGCGAGGCTGTAGGGGAGTTGGCGGGGAGGTGGCGGCACCGGTCCGGTCGTCCGGGCGCGTGGGCCCGCGGGGCGGGCCTCCGGGCGGCCGGACCGGCTACTGCGGGAACGTAACACCCTTGCAATGTCTTGCGTAAGGTCTTGCAGCGTGGAATCGGCGCGGATAGAACCATGACCCATGTCTTCCACCACACGCCGGTTCCCCGCCGCGCGCCGCCCCCGCCCCCGCCCCCGCGCCCGCCGGAACCTGGCCGCCGCCCTCGCCGTTGCCGTCGGCGCGGCGGCCCTGCTCGTCTCATCCCCGCCCCACCCTGCGCAGGCGGCCGGCCCGGAGCGGGCCCGGGCCCAGTGG includes:
- a CDS encoding phosphotransferase — translated: MATYTKLDQIDLPAVSERYGLQDAQLEPLKGGAANSSFHVSGPSGDFTLTILDNHDLVSAQNLATYTQAVYRLGVPTTEVVPALDGALITTFDDGRPIILKKWIEGDVRQPLPIPLLPEAGRILAQLHSLAPESEGLGDLPVGTRRLSAEQLDVIPQFADREFAEWLAACLRRVRSAEADSERTRKVAHGDLFADNVIVRDDGALSVLDWETVSLDDPLLDLGMAAVGLAAEDDVLVPERLHALVTGYQALAPLSEADTAALPLEIEHAACIIAFHRYYRHSIRFPDPSRSTYHLKMIKFVESVGAAAQSGSS